The Borreliella mayonii genomic interval ATGCTATTTAAATCGGTGTCATTTCTACAATAGTTAATAATTTGAGTTACAATGTCAATCCATCTCTTCTTAAAGATCAACAATTCTTTAAGCTTGCTTAAAATAATGCTCAATTCTTCTTTATTTAAGCTTATTAATTTATCCATTTGGTTGTTTATTTTTTCAGCCGAAAATTCTAACTCATATTGAGAATAATATTGTCCAGCCCTAACTATGAGAGAATCTAAATTTTGATTATCAGCAAGGCTTGATATTTTATTAAGAATTTTTCCAAACGCTCTTATTAATTCCTCATTATAATTTAAAGATGAATAAAACTTTCTTCGTATATCATTGTTTTCACTATGCGAATATTTCTCTCGATTGGAGCTTAATATAAGATTATTAAATAGAGAATCTTTCATTCCAAATTGATCTAAGGGCTCGATTTTTGCTCTATCCAAGATTGTCTGAGCTTTAACAAATTTGGCAATTTTAGTTATTTCAATTATCAAATCGTCTTGAGTCACCTTGCTTTTGGAGCCATTTTCTTTTAGCTTTAAATTTCCTCCAATTATCTTTTCTCTTTGATTGAATTCAAAATCTTTATTTTCTAATACTAAATTTTCAGAGTTACATGACGAAAGACCTAAAAAACAGATTATTATAATTAAATTATTCTTTTTCAAAATATTCTCCTCATTGATATATTAATTAAATTAATATATCAATGTGTTTTAATTTCAAATTTCTTTCAATGAATTATTAAATAAAAAGCGATATATAAAAAGTATAATTAACAGTACATTAAGTCGAATAAAAATTATTAATATCTTTTAAATTATAAAAATTAGAGCTTAATTATGCTTTTATTACTTTATGTGAAAGCATAATTAAGCTCTAATAGCTCACAATGGCGGTCACAAATTAAGGCAAATTTTAAATGGAAAACTTAGCCTTGACTTTAAGGGTACACCAATTTAAAAATAAAATCAATAATCATACAATAAATTAATAAATTTTTTCTTTGAATTCTTTCATAACTTGCTCAATCCAATTTTTTCTATCTGAGAAAACCTTATCCAAAAAAAACTCTGTAAACCTATGGTTTTTTTTATAAAAAAGGTAACTTTCTTGATTCTTAAATTGAAACCTTAAAACTCTACTTGAATTCTGATTTAACTTTTTTTCCATTGCATTTTTAGAATTAGTCAAAAAT includes:
- a CDS encoding complement regulator-acquiring protein gives rise to the protein MKKNNLIIIICFLGLSSCNSENLVLENKDFEFNQREKIIGGNLKLKENGSKSKVTQDDLIIEITKIAKFVKAQTILDRAKIEPLDQFGMKDSLFNNLILSSNREKYSHSENNDIRRKFYSSLNYNEELIRAFGKILNKISSLADNQNLDSLIVRAGQYYSQYELEFSAEKINNQMDKLISLNKEELSIILSKLKELLIFKKRWIDIVTQIINYCRNDTDLNSIKDSLEETTGFIEYIKLMYEYFLKYEILRTETLSSEITKILNK